One stretch of Nicotiana tabacum cultivar K326 chromosome 18, ASM71507v2, whole genome shotgun sequence DNA includes these proteins:
- the LOC107773508 gene encoding histone H4: MSGRGKGGKGLGKGGAKRHREVLRDNIQGITKPAIRRLARRGGVKRISGLIYEETRGVLKIFLENVIRDAVTYTEHARRKTVTAMDVVYALKRQGRTLYGFGG; this comes from the coding sequence ATGTCGGGACGTGGAAAGGGAGGAAAAGGATTAGGAAAGGGAGGAGCAAAACGACATCGTGAAGTCCTCCGTGATAACATCCAAGGTATCACAAAGCCAGCAATTAGGCGTTTGGCTCGTAGAGGAGGAGTGAAGCGTATCAGTGGTCTCATCTATGAGGAGACACGTGGCGTGCTCAAGATCTTTTTGGAGAACGTCATTCGTGATGCTGTTACTTACACTGAGCACGCAAGGAGAAAGACCGTGACTGCTATGGATGTCGTGTATGCTCTTAAGAGACAGGGAAGAACTTTGTATGGATTTGGAGGTTAA